The genome window GTTTCTGTAATGCATGCGCAGCGTGAAGTGGTTCTGAAATATCTTACCGCAAGCGGTACATCGGTCGGGGTTCTCGTCGTCTATGGGTATTTCTAAGTCGTTGATATCTGACCTGTCATCTGTTCTATCGCTGCTGGCTGACGGGGAGCGCGCCCTCGCTAAGCGCTCTTCCAAAGTATGCAAGTCACTCCCGCTGTCGCTCGGGGTATACAGATCGGAACGTAATCTCAGTCCTTCTCGGACGACGCTGGGGGCACTCGACTCATCATCCGATTCACTCTCGGCCTTAACACGCGTCACCGATTCCGAGTCCACAGTAGCTTCCTCACTGTTCTGAAATGGCTCTGTATTTTCTGGCTTTTGTTTCTTGAGCGACAAAGGTTCCTCCTCAGCACGACTCGAACTGGGTGTTGACAAGTTTCTAAATAAATCTGCATTATATTCTTCATCGGAAACATTGTATTCATTGCTTTGTGAACACCGGGTGGGATTGCCGCTCTTCCTCTTACGTTTGTTAGGAACGTGAGACGACGTCTTATCGTCCGAGGCGGTGGGGTCAGCGCGACTGTTTACACTATCAGATTTCACAACAACGGGTTTGGTATCgtctttgtttttattcacaCTCAAATCTTCGGGTTCATCATCGTAGTTTAATCTTTCCACAATCGGAGATGCAGTCCGTTCCTCCTCCGATACTCTATCTTTATGATCATCATCGGAGGCATCATCATGAATTTCACTATAATTATTAGACTCTTCTTCGTGAATAACATGAGGTTTGGCAAGATTTAGTGCACTACGGTGATGTTCATCTGAATGTGGAAGTTTTCTGtacattttttcaatttcactgAAGTTGCGGAGGTCGTCGAGGGGCACTCGTGGAGGTAGTGAAGTGGGTCCTGGAGGCCCGGTGAGCGGAGGCGGCAGACGGGCAGCGAGCTCAGGCGGCAGCAGCCCGGGGGGAGGTATCGGCAGCCGCGCCAGAGCCGGTAGCAGCGGGAACGGCTGAGCGGACCGACCGTCGTGTGCCGATATCTTGCGTCTCACGTGCGGCGAATGTAACTTCGGATTCGGGTTAGCACTGTGCCGGTTTCTCGAACGCCGCGAACTGAACATCATGGTGCATCCTTCCACTGTACACTTGTGCATCTCTCGCAGGTGCACCGCCGAAAAATGAATTTTTAGCGCGCCTTTATCGCAGAAAGTCTTAAGGCAGACGTTGCACTGAACTCTTTTCTTGCCAGTAGCGGGGTTGACGAACTGGACACCGAGGCCGAGGGGCCACGGGGCCGGCGGCGGGTCGCGCCTGTCCGCCGGGTACTCGGGTGACCGTCGCTCGTCGCTCTTGTCGTCATCTCGGCCGCTGAAGCTGGCGCCGAGCTTGCGGAAGTCGAACTGCGGTGCAGGTTGAGTCACTCGAGGCATCATAAAATAGTCCAGACCGGCCGGCAAGCCGGGAACCGCACCGTACTCTTTGGGTTCCATCACGTCACTGTCATAATATGCGCGCGTAGTGCGAAGCGGGTGGCGCGCGTCGCGGCCGCTTTGCGACTGAGGACGTGCGACACAGGTGACCGAGCGCGGGCGGCAAGCGACAAAGGCCAGCGGTGCGGGGGTGTGAgggggcgcggcggcgggcgcggggagCGGGGGCCGCGGCCGCAGGTGGGAGGAGCGAGCGCTGGGCGGAGCGGATCGATGCACGGTGGGGACACGCGACACTCGCGCACTCCGCCACTGTAAACACTGGCGAACTAAAGCATCGCATGCCGTTACGTAACGCGGCACATACGCGGTTGCACATACCCAGCCATTGCATACAAACTCGGTTCCGTGACTAATTATAGAGATGTCGACCACACTCCTAGTCAACCAACCACAAACGAATCTTAGAATTCACTTAATTTACCCACCATACATTTAGATTAACTTCCTAAAGAATGAGAAACAATTTACATGTCGCCTTAAAAGCCCCAAGATAAGTTTCTTACCTGCACGTATCCATATCTTAAACGTTTAGATACCCTATGTGTAGACAGACGCAATACGCCTGTACCCAAGTATGGGCAAGGAGTTAGGAAACCAGAATTGTTAACAGAATATTTAATTCATCATTTACCTAGTCAGCTATTTTCTGCTGACGGTACTGTACATAAATCGAGACTTCGggctttttcttaaaacaacctaACTCGGCGGTTTCCCTAAGATATGTAGATAACTAAGTACTGAGAAATCTCCCTTGCGATTAGACTAGACCAACTTACTGAATTAAGAAAACATGCGTATCTAACTATCTACCTAATTCGGTAATCTATTCTTAGAACTGCTAGATCGAAGTCTGATATTTATCCAACCGAGAAATTCGGGAAATTCTAAGGTTGCAGAGAAAACAGTAATATTCCAAATATAGAATCAGTAAAAGTAAAATGAgattcaaaaattgatttcttaacttataacaaaaaaaaacatgagacCTTAAAACCCGAATATTAACCCGAATATTACGATAACACTGTCTActaaaatcctacttatatcctacttatattataaatgtgaaagtttgtgagaatgtatggatgtatgtttgttattcaatcacgcaaaaacggctggaccgatttgattgaaatttggtatgtacataggtgataccctggattaacacataggctactttttatcaacacaccacgcgggcgaagccgctggcggaagctagtaaatcataaacataaaaaaatatacgtgATGAATTGAAAACCTCCGTCATTTTgagaagtcagttaaaaaattATGCATactttacctatatttttttacattcaaaATGACCTATGactattttttctattttgttaCGAATTTTGATAACCTACGTAGTAAGGTTTTGATAATTCTACACGTTCTTTCGTATTAACTTAAATTGTTATGCGTCTAATTACCTTCCAGTtacttaatgtttttaattactcGTTAGGCGGCGGTTATAGGTTGTTGACTTGACATTAATTTGTATCCGCGAattctgttactgttacagcctttttatcgtcccactgctgggcacaggcctcctctcacatggagaaggattgagcattaatcaccacgcttgctcaatgcgggttggtgatttcagactatatagtccaggtttcctcaagatgttttccttcatcttttTCGAATTAGTGTAACGGAAATAGCCAAgagttattatttcaaattatgttttatggaAGTTTTCAGAAATAATTGGTAGGCATTGGTAGGTATTAACTAAGAGACTGAAAAAAATAAGGATCTCTAAATTtagtaaatattgtatttttatttttagaaggtAGGTTTAATGATATCTTTTACATAGATAGTGTACCTAAATATACTTATGTGTTTCTTCTGCATTAATCACAAATTAACACAgaacaaacacatttttttactttatttatttcttattttgtaatagatgaataaataaaatagtaagaCACATTTAACCGCCACTTTACCACAATAAACAGAATACTGTAACCATACCCACAAATACTACAagtaacgccatctatgttcTAACAAACGAACTAAACCAACATCAATGAAAATCTTCGACTCTTGCGCACATGTCAATAAATCATCGTTCTATATTTGAAAACGTTTTGAATAGTGCTAAAGAATCAAGTATGGTTGTAATAAAATAACGGATTTTGCTTTATTATCTAAGTGTTTGAAGTTTCTTGCGGTTTTGAACTAatcaaacgttttttttttttgctttgattGACCATCAAACAGGTtgtgtgatttatttttagaggTACTTAACTGTGTATAAGTATAAATTGTTATATTATAGACTTATACATTAGTATTGTAGGAGACACTTAGATTTTCTTCACGGTCGCTGTGGTTCTGAGCGACTTGGTAATTGATTTaacgaaaatacatatttagttaCACCATGACGGATAAATGAGTGAATCATGGGAAAAGAACCATAAAAGCTTGGCAGATAACCACGATGAATCAGCTCAGTTGATTTTTTGTCAAActtgaatataaaaaagaatcttcaaaatcaaaacataatttttCCATACCGCCTTGATCCAAATTCCACCCAAATGTCCAACCATTCAAATTCAGACATTCCAACAAACTTTAAGTAAACAGACTTCCAATTGGAAGCCGGAATCGGTCCAATATGCCTCATTCACGGGAGATAACAGTCGAATATATGTCTTCATCTGTTATTTGTCGTATAACGCGCCTGATTATTTTCTATCTCGGAAACAGTTACAATCGACTATCGTTCGACGCTTCACGCGTAAATAACGCTCTTTTGTTGTGTGGTACAAGTTATAAACACTTTGCGACAATAATCTTCTTTTGTAACCCTCGACGCAAACTGAGGGGTCTTAAAAGTTCGAAGTTTGCTGTTTGTCTCCGGTTTGATATTAAAGTTgcttttaaactaataaaataatctatgtATGATCAATTTATGATCAGAAATCATTTTATTGTAACTCTTATTAGATCTAACTGGCCAATTGGTACAAATGAAATGACTATCCGACACTagttagactgatgtcagacacCACTAAGACTTGTTGGTATTAACTACCTATTTAATAGAATTCTTTTAAAACTCCTGTGTTACTATCAAGATAATTTTAAGAAACGTTTTCAAGAAATACTGTCATAACACGACACATATACTGCTTCTTACCTCACCCCGTTGCTGTGTGCCCTGTATGGTTTATAACAACAGCACTTTAATAgctaaagtaaattaaaaaaaaatggaatagaGAGTAACTCATACCATACCTACTACATTCAGTTATTCGGATGTTTACTTTCCCACCCCGCTGTAAGCTCAGCACTTGTACCGGAATACAGTCACCCATATTATACTCTCAGTTTCGCGGTACGTAATATAAACAAGATCTCTTTTTGTCCTAAGTGATCCGCCTCTGGTCAACGTTGATTTTTATATCGGATTAGGGAGTGTACACACTAGGTTTTAGGTAGCTGAAAAAATGGTGTGATTTTTTTTACCTATATCTCTTCTAGTAGTGTTTTAACAGCCTAACGTTATTGGAGAGCttaaagtatgttttttttttgtttctggtTTCTGTTTCTGTGTATTAGAATTAAACACAAGACTATCAAATATTAAATCTAATATCTTAGTATTATTCTAAGCAGAATTCCTCTGCAGTACAATATGTACTAGAAATGTCGAATGTCGCGGATTTTCTAACTAGAACTTCGTTTTCATTACCAACAAGCTTAATATATAACCGATATTAGACCTAGTTTTATTATGTTCGCACAACTCTACTGAACAGCCGACTTCATATATCAATCCGGATTGAACAAGTTGCTCAA of Helicoverpa zea isolate HzStark_Cry1AcR chromosome 15, ilHelZeax1.1, whole genome shotgun sequence contains these proteins:
- the LOC124637011 gene encoding zinc finger protein basonuclin-2-like; this encodes MEPKEYGAVPGLPAGLDYFMMPRVTQPAPQFDFRKLGASFSGRDDDKSDERRSPEYPADRRDPPPAPWPLGLGVQFVNPATGKKRVQCNVCLKTFCDKGALKIHFSAVHLREMHKCTVEGCTMMFSSRRSRNRHSANPNPKLHSPHVRRKISAHDGRSAQPFPLLPALARLPIPPPGLLPPELAARLPPPLTGPPGPTSLPPRVPLDDLRNFSEIEKMYRKLPHSDEHHRSALNLAKPHVIHEEESNNYSEIHDDASDDDHKDRVSEEERTASPIVERLNYDDEPEDLSVNKNKDDTKPVVVKSDSVNSRADPTASDDKTSSHVPNKRKRKSGNPTRCSQSNEYNVSDEEYNADLFRNLSTPSSSRAEEEPLSLKKQKPENTEPFQNSEEATVDSESVTRVKAESESDDESSAPSVVREGLRLRSDLYTPSDSGSDLHTLEERLARARSPSASSDRTDDRSDINDLEIPIDDENPDRCTACGKIFQNHFTLRMHYRNDHLKLLHPCEVNGCDAAFPSRRSRDRHSSNVDLHRRLLSTGSPDGREQKPAFEVNAELLNKLYADIKGLASTLESLRYGGNEEASQLPSYVTETMKFYSRNLSALQAGLFPQFNERGFFPSPFLMGNGVPQAGGPYGAPAGAQSARESLSPLSASSPPVLSPGRLDAAHARPRDDANLLFRETSESFKKMTSLCERQEQLYQHHVPVS